A genomic window from Sphingobacterium spiritivorum includes:
- the amaB gene encoding L-piperidine-6-carboxylate dehydrogenase: protein MIKKELDLLGIKSENPGTSTGTKWFAKGDKITSFSPVDGKEIAAVISTTRKEYDKVIETAQKAALAWKDIPAPKRGEIVRQLGEQLRILKPTLGKLVSYEMGKSYQEGMGEVQEMIDICDFAVGLSRQLYGNTIHSERPGHRMYDQYHPLGIVGIITAFNFPVAVWAWNAALALVCGDVVLWKPSEKTPICAIACQHIIADILKKNNLPEGISSVVSGDAEIGKWISADKRVALVSATGSTRMGKAVAVTVAERLGKSLLELGGNNAIIVTPNADLKMTIIGAVFGAVGTAGQRCTSTRRLIIHEDIYKKVKDALIAAYKQIKIGDPLDVKNHMGPLIDTQAVDMYTEAIAKVKEEGGKILVEGAVLSGKGYESGCYVKPVIAEVENHFDIVQSETFAPILYLIKYSGDVENAIGLQNDVAQGLSSAIMTSNLREAELFLSNKGSDCGIANVNIGTSGAEIGGAFGGEKETGGGRESGSDAWKLYMRRQTNTINYTTELPLAQGIKFDL from the coding sequence ATGATCAAAAAAGAATTAGACCTGTTAGGCATTAAATCTGAAAATCCGGGCACTTCTACCGGGACGAAATGGTTTGCCAAAGGCGATAAAATCACATCATTCTCTCCGGTAGACGGTAAAGAGATCGCTGCAGTAATTTCAACAACACGCAAAGAATACGATAAAGTTATTGAAACGGCACAGAAAGCAGCATTGGCCTGGAAAGATATCCCGGCACCAAAGCGTGGGGAGATTGTACGTCAGTTGGGTGAGCAGTTACGTATTTTAAAACCTACTTTGGGCAAGCTCGTTTCCTACGAAATGGGAAAATCATATCAGGAAGGTATGGGAGAAGTACAGGAGATGATCGATATATGTGACTTTGCAGTTGGACTGTCCCGTCAGCTCTATGGCAATACGATTCATTCCGAACGTCCCGGACACCGCATGTATGATCAATATCATCCCTTAGGTATCGTCGGAATAATTACGGCCTTCAATTTTCCGGTAGCAGTATGGGCATGGAATGCGGCTTTGGCTCTGGTATGCGGAGATGTGGTGCTGTGGAAACCGAGTGAAAAAACACCGATATGTGCTATTGCCTGTCAGCATATCATTGCGGATATTCTGAAAAAGAATAATCTTCCGGAGGGTATTTCATCTGTAGTGAGCGGAGATGCTGAAATCGGTAAATGGATCAGTGCAGACAAACGTGTGGCACTGGTATCGGCAACAGGATCTACCCGTATGGGTAAAGCTGTAGCGGTAACAGTAGCAGAGCGTCTTGGAAAATCTTTACTGGAACTGGGAGGTAATAATGCGATTATCGTAACGCCGAATGCGGATCTGAAGATGACTATCATAGGCGCGGTATTCGGAGCTGTAGGAACTGCAGGCCAACGCTGTACCAGCACAAGAAGGCTTATTATCCATGAAGATATCTACAAAAAAGTAAAAGATGCCCTGATTGCAGCCTATAAACAAATCAAAATCGGAGATCCGCTGGATGTGAAGAATCATATGGGGCCATTGATCGATACGCAAGCTGTAGATATGTATACAGAGGCTATTGCTAAAGTAAAAGAAGAGGGAGGTAAAATATTGGTAGAGGGTGCCGTACTTTCGGGCAAAGGATATGAAAGTGGCTGCTATGTAAAACCTGTCATCGCAGAGGTAGAAAATCACTTCGATATTGTACAATCCGAAACATTTGCTCCTATACTTTATCTTATCAAATATAGCGGCGATGTAGAAAATGCTATAGGGCTTCAAAATGATGTTGCACAGGGTCTTTCTTCAGCGATCATGACGTCCAACTTGCGCGAAGCAGAATTATTCCTGAGTAACAAAGGATCAGACTGTGGTATTGCGAATGTCAATATCGGGACTTCGGGAGCAGAAATCGGGGGTGCATTCGGAGGTGAAAAAGAAACAGGAGGAGGACGTGAGTCCGGCTCGGACGCCTGGAAACTTTACATGAGAAGACAGACAAATACGATTAATTATACAACTGAACTACCGCTGGCACAAGGCATAAAGTTCGATCTATAA